Below is a window of Synechococcus sp. PCC 7335 DNA.
AGACGCATCTACAGAACATGGCTATCGGCGCTGCCATGAATATCGACCGTTTGTTCAACTGGTTTCAGGGCGTTCCGTTAGCTAAAACTAGGGTCTCTCACTTCAAAGCGTTAGAGCCTGCTTAGCTATACCAGTAGGGTCTTTCATAAAAGAACAATATTAGAAAGCAACAATAGAAGCAACAACTTATCGAGGGCCATAAGCTATCCTTGAACAGGTTCTGCTGTCTGGAAGTATTCAACGGTTCGTTGCGGTCGCTATCACAGCGCTTCACGACTACCATTTAATGCCAAACCAGATTTTGGAAAGGGCACAGCAGGAGTTCGCCAACGGTGTCTTAGAGGTTTTGATACTAGGCTAAAGGCGTGTCTCAATCTATGTCTCATTTCTTAATTATCAGAAAGCTCTAGAAGTTTCGGGACGATCAATCAGTGACGTAGAAAACCAAGCCTACGAACCTTCCAACAGAAGTCGCAAAGCTCTGCGGACGTGGGCCTGCCACGATTCGGTATCAGGTTGAAAGATACGTGCATAGAGCATAATTCCACTCATGGCATCAAACACCAATTCAGCATCTAAATCATTCTTCACTTCGTTTCTAGCTTTGGCCCGCTCTATCATCACTGAAAAAGCTCGTCTGCGAGGCTGTAGATAGTTTTTCCAATAGAGCTGTGCAAACTGAGGATTGGTCGAGGCACTACTCATAATCATGGCAACGGCCTGTCTTCCTAACGGGCTGAGTGTGGTCTGTGCAGCATTCTCGATGATCGTATCC
It encodes the following:
- a CDS encoding TetR/AcrR family transcriptional regulator, whose protein sequence is MSEGKPRRGRPRSIESHRAILEAALSLLAEVGFDAMSIEAIASRAGVGKTTIYRRYAGKEELVAAAIESIREEVVIADTGSLWGDLDTIIENAAQTTLSPLGRQAVAMIMSSASTNPQFAQLYWKNYLQPRRRAFSVMIERAKARNEVKNDLDAELVFDAMSGIMLYARIFQPDTESWQAHVRRALRLLLEGS